GGCCGCGGCCACTCGTGCGCGCTGGACCGCGACGGCGCCATCACCTGCTGGGGCGTCCTTTTAGCGCCGGCCGCCGGGTAGGAACCCGAGCCGACCGAAGTGCCGGCCTGCTTGTGGCCGCGGCCCGCCAGCGAAGCGCGAGCGGGCGGTCGTCCGCTCGCAGGAGGACCCTCGCACGGCCACCAGCACCTACGACTCGCCAGCGGTCCGCAAGGAGGCGGTCGTGCGTGCGCCGCGTGGCCCGGGATCGCCCGTTCGGCGCGCCCGACAGGACCGCTTGCGAAGTCCTGTCTATCACACGCTCTACTTGTCTAAAGAATTCTCGTAGACACTGATAGACTTTCTAGCGTAGATCCCGTCCAGAACCCGTACTCCCCCGGCGCCGGGCAGCGGCCACCCGAACTGGCCGGCCGCGAGTCCGAGTTGGCCATGTTCGAGGTGGTGCTCGATCGGATTGCCGCGGGACGCGCTGAGCGTGGTGTCCTCCTGACGGGACTGCGAGGCGTCGGCAAGACCGTGCTGTTGGAGGAGTTCCGCTCGTCTGCCGACCGGCGCGGCTGGGTGTCGGCCTTCATCGAGGCCGACTCGGACCGACCGTTTCGCCTCCTGGCGAGCAAGGCATTGACGAGTTCGCTCCGCGCCACGTCGCTGCGGCACCGAACCTCCGCTCGACTCCGAAGCGCCCTCCGGGCGTTCAAGTCATTCTCGTTGCAGGCGTCGGCCGACGGCTCGATCGGCATAGGCATCGATGTTGATCCGCTGGACGGGCGCGCCGACTCGGGCGACCTCGAGCTGGATCTTTCCGAACTGCTGACCGACCTGGGCGAAGCTGCAGCCGACTTCGGCGCCGGTGTGCTGTTGCTCGTCGATGAGCTTCAGGAAGTCCCTCGATCCGATATCGCCGCGTTGGCGGGGGCCGCGCACCGCACGGATCGTCTCCGGCTCCCCGTGGCTGTCTGCGGCGCCGGCCTTCCCAACCTGCCTGCCCTGCTCACCGAGGCCAAGACGTACGCGGAGAGGCTGTTCGCCTACCGCAGAATCGGGACGCTCACTCGATCGGAGGCCGCAGACGCGCTCCGGCTCCCTGCTGAGGCTCTGGCCGTCACCTGGCAGCCCGACGGGCTCGATCACGCCGTCGACGCCGCCGAGGGCTACCCGTACTTCCTGCAAGTCTTCGGGAAACAGATCTGGGACGGTGCTCCGGGCCCCAACGTGATCGCCGACGACGACGCCCGCGTCGGCGTCCTGGCGGCGCAGGGCGAACTCCGGGACAGCTTCTACGGGCCGCGATGGGAACGGGCCACCCCGGCCCAGAAGGCCTACCTCAGTGCGATGGCCGCCGAGGAGACAGCCGACGGCACGGTGCCGAGCGGGCACGTCGCCGCCCGGGTCGGCAAGTCGCACAGGGAATTGAGCACCAGCCGCGACCACCTGATCCGTCGCGGCCTCGTCTATGCCCCCGCACGCGGCCTCGTGGCCTTCACCGTTCCCGGGATGGCTTCATTCATCAGAGACAACACAAGGTGACCCAGCGACCCTCCGCGACGAGACGCGCCAGCGTGTCGCCCGGTTCAGGAAGCGGTGACAGGTAGGCCACCGGCACGCCCCGGACCGTGACCCTGTACGTCTCGCCCTGCGCGACCAGCCGCAGCCACCGGCTGGCGTGCTGGCGAAGTTCGCGCACACCGATCGACTCCATGAGCTACACGATGGCATCAAGGTGAGGCCGCCCGGGGCCTGTCTCCCCCTTGGCAGACCGAAGTCCCCGCTCGTCGGCGGAGGACACCACTGCCGTGGGGCACTTCAGTGGATGGTGCGGCCGCCGTCGACGGGTAGGGCCTGACCCGTGATGAACGAGGCGTCGTCGCTGGCCAGATAGGCGATGGCGGCGGCGATCTCGGCGGGTTCTCCGAGCCGCTCGATCAGGTAGCCCTCGATCGTTCGCGCCCGGCGCGCCTCGGGGTCGTCGGAGGCGGCCACCACTGCGGCGATCATCGGGGTGTTCACCGATCCGGGGCACACGGCGTTGACCCGGATGCCGTCTGTGGCGTGGTCCTTGGCCAGCGACTGCGTGAGGGTGATGACGCCACCC
The nucleotide sequence above comes from bacterium. Encoded proteins:
- a CDS encoding ATP-binding protein, producing the protein MAGRESELAMFEVVLDRIAAGRAERGVLLTGLRGVGKTVLLEEFRSSADRRGWVSAFIEADSDRPFRLLASKALTSSLRATSLRHRTSARLRSALRAFKSFSLQASADGSIGIGIDVDPLDGRADSGDLELDLSELLTDLGEAAADFGAGVLLLVDELQEVPRSDIAALAGAAHRTDRLRLPVAVCGAGLPNLPALLTEAKTYAERLFAYRRIGTLTRSEAADALRLPAEALAVTWQPDGLDHAVDAAEGYPYFLQVFGKQIWDGAPGPNVIADDDARVGVLAAQGELRDSFYGPRWERATPAQKAYLSAMAAEETADGTVPSGHVAARVGKSHRELSTSRDHLIRRGLVYAPARGLVAFTVPGMASFIRDNTR
- a CDS encoding type II toxin-antitoxin system prevent-host-death family antitoxin — translated: MESIGVRELRQHASRWLRLVAQGETYRVTVRGVPVAYLSPLPEPGDTLARLVAEGRWVTLCCL